Proteins found in one Drosophila innubila isolate TH190305 chromosome X, UK_Dinn_1.0, whole genome shotgun sequence genomic segment:
- the LOC117794108 gene encoding guanine nucleotide-releasing factor 2 isoform X5, with translation MMRVLNTELRLRFKNRKPRPFNRAASADDAATATPAADELRLNGTLSMHGSISSPSTPSNCSGGGVVGGCSSSSNNSINSATYTGHSASAASTPPPPQQQQQQYTTTTTTTTPAAHRGGGGSGVPPAPPSAGSSGHKNSLKGTKLARRARSFKDDLIEKISLMRTTNNTLGRSHSPHSPRNKHASKPPPTTEEVQRSTQTLETHVKDISNALKHFRDVILKKKLEVLPGNGTVILETIASMYSVIQSYTLNENSAIMSSATQQVYQSLGKLIKLCDEVMLSEKSGECASLSNENVREVIDLLEDAVRNLVTLAQGKLKEQDQCTFRYSGAGLGGIGAAADIMGAVAVATAAGNAGGMRAPLDAAAAAVAQRTSLPDIALTPKERDILEQSNVNPMRGSHSTESILRDTSPPPKPPLPNRASNPPPLPPKRRSQPQSQLMSATSGASSGNNNSNTTNHSSQANSPLPYAQSHNISINSDLDCSSNFSLINYCVDRLSVRSRSPDENSQCSFDSALNHSREEEEQLPKPPTRQLHHQQHLDDDMDKMISYSFVSMMSFRTSTQSVSKRSSEHSVQSSTKSSSSNSEIAFGISETTTTSRSNSSSEYQQISQTQSSTQRHITSNSNSSNGSTSSSSTTAIATATATTTATATATTTGISSEQLTSASTSTSMTTALQQTLGSNCSSPELAPALPPKTQQRLTATSHFDALDEPDDSNFELPELRQLSPHHHQLHSSSTQLHQWHAKHHSLIEPPRSAQLPSSCSSAFDRHLDKPPPLPIKKKHILAYMEICSANSHSVEQHRHTMHTYNISRNISHSQTMNIMPVSKDLSPELETPPALPPKNYKQRKPSTTTSTSTSTTVPTAVITTPPASPKPTLGDPLQRDSRMTTVSEELNDVQGATDESGALALAMAVVDSNENVSTAGGHTFYCHSHQLPSETLAVGSGSGSGCGAERAATPISTPKVLDDEEIKQPIASELELEEEEMMEEEEEEEEDVDNQLPNMLEEIDITPYLILKKKDEDGPEVKGGYIDALIVHASRVQKVADNGRHRHNHKHSNHKHNHNHNHNHNHSSLTLPRVHKRKLNPKSSVVVHFVRAAFSEAFITTFRTFIQPIDVIEKLTHRYTYFFCQVHDQKQKAAKETFSLLVRVVNDLTSTDLTSQLLSLLVEFVYQLVCSGQLYLAKLLRNKFVEKVTLYKDQRSYAFVLDRDQIGGGGGGGSANSNQLSLLDLKSLEIAEQMTLLDAELFQKIEIPEVLLFAKDQCEEKSPNLNKFTEHFNKMSYWARSKILRLQDAKEREKHVNKFIKIMKHLRKMNNYNSYLALLSALDSGPIRRLEWQKGIAEEVRSFCALIDSSSSFRAYRQALAETNPPCIPYIGLVLQDLTFVHVGNQDYMSKGVINFSKRWQQYNIIVNMKRFKKCAYPFRRNERIIGFFDNFKDFMGEEEMWQISERIKPRGRRQVNNY, from the exons aCGGCAGCATCAGTTCTCCATCCACGCCCAGCAATTGCTCCGGGGGCGGTGTTGTCGGtggttgcagcagcagcagcaacaacagcattaaTAGCGCCACCTACACAGGACACTCGGCCAGTGCAGCATCAACGCCGCCaccgccgcagcagcagcagcagcagtatacaacaacaacaacaacaacaacgccggCGGCGCATAGAGGGGGAGGTGGGTCGGGTGTACCGCCAGCACCACCAAGTGCCGGCTCATCGGGGCATAAGAATAGTCTGAAGGGAACGAAATTGGCGCGTCGGGCGCGTTCGTTTAAGGACGATCTAATTGAGAAGATCTCACTGATGCGCACCACAAACAACACACTGGGTCGCTCCCATTCGCCGCATAGTCCGCGCAATAAGCATGCTTCAAAGCCACCGCCCACCACCGAGGAAGTGCAACGTTCCACACAAACACTGGAGACGCATGTCAAGGATATTTCAAATGCATTGAAACACTTCCGTGATGTTATACTCAAAAAGAAGCTGGAGGTTCTGCCTGGCAATGGTACCGTCATACTGGAGACCATTGCCAGCATGTATTCCG TCATTCAGTCTTATACACTGAACGAAAATAGTGCCATCATGAGCTCGGCCACACAACAGGTGTACCAATCCCTGGGCAAACTCATCAAACTCTGCGACGAGGTCATGCTCAGCGAGAAGAGCGGCGAATGCGCCTCACTCAGCAACGAGAATGTGCGCGAGGTCATCGATCTGCTCGAGGATGCAGTGCGC AATCTTGTCACACTGGCGCAGGGTAAGCTCAAGGAGCAGGATCAGTGCACTTTCCGCTATAGCGGCGCCGGCTTGGGCGGCATTGGAGCCGCCGCTGACATAATGGgcgccgttgctgttgccaccgCCGCGGGCAACGCTGGCGGCATGCGAGCGCCATTGGATGCTgcagcggcggcggtggcGCAACGTACATCGCTGCCCGATATTGCCCTGACGCCCAAGGAGCGTGACATTCTCGAGCAGAGCAATGTGAATCCCATGCGTGGCTCCCACAGCACGGAGAGCATATTGCGTGACACGAGCCCGCCGCCAAAGCCGCCGTTGCCCAATCGGGCAAGCAATCCGCCACCGTTGCCGCCAAAGCGTCGCAGTCAGCCGCAGTCGCAGCTAATGAGTGCCACAAGCGGTGCATCGtccggcaacaacaatagcaacaccACCAACCACTCGTCGCAGGCGAACAGCCCGTTGCCGTATGCTCAGTCGcacaacatcagcatcaactCGGATCTGGATTGCAGTTCGAATTTCTCGCTGATTAACTATTGCGTAGATCG TCTTTCGGTTCGCTCACGTTCGCCGGACGAGAACAGTCAATGCTCATTCGATTCGGCGCTAAATCACTCGCGCGAGGAGGAGGAACAATTACCGAAGCCGCCAACGAGACAATTACACCATCAGCAGCATTTGGACGACGATATGGACAAGATGATCAGCTACA GTTTCGTATCGATGATGTCCTTTCGTACCTCGACGCAGAGCGTTTCGAAACGATCCTCGGAGCACAGCGTGCAATCGTCCACAAAATCGTCGAGCAGCAATTCAGAGATTGCCTTCGGCATCAGCgagacgacaacgacgagtcgaagcaacagcagcagcgagtATCAGCAAATAAGCCAAACACAATCCTCCACACAGCGTCAcatcaccagcaacagcaacagcagcaatggcagcaccagcagcagcagcacaacagcaattgccactgcaacagcaacaacaactgcaactgcaactgcaacaacaacgggcATTAGCAGCGAACAATTGACGTcggcatcgacatcgacatcgatgACAACCGCTTTACAACAAACGCTTGGCAGCAATTGCTCATCGCCGGAATTGGCTCCGGCGTTGCCACCAAAGACACAACAACGTTTAACGGCAACGTCGCACTTTGATGCATTGGATGAACCAGATGATAGCAATTT TGAGCTGCCGGAGCTGCGTCAATTGTCGCCGCATCATCACCAGCTTCACTCGTCGTCGACGCAGCTGCATCAGTGGCATGCCAAGCATCACAGTCTCATAGAGCCGCCGCGGAGCGCCCAATTGCCGAGCAGTTGCAGCAGCGCCTTCGATCGGCATTTGGACAAACCGCCGCCGTTGCCCATCAAGAAGAAGCACA TCTTGGCCTACATGGAGATCTGTTCGGCCAACTCGCACTCCGTTGAGCAGCATCGTCATACGATGCACACCTACAACATCAGTCGGAACATATCACACAGTCAAACCATGAA CATCATGCCGGTTAGCAAAGATCTGTCGCCGGAGCTGGAGACGCCACCAGCGCTGCCGCCGAAGAACTACAAGCAGCGCAAACCTTCGACAACGACGTccacgtcgacgtcgacgacggTGCCGACAGCGGTCATCACCACACCGCCGGCGAGTCCGAAACCAACGCTCGGTGATCCATTGCAGAGGGACAGTCGGATGACGACGGTCAGCGAGGAGCTCAACGATGTGCAGGGAGCGACAGATGAGTCTGgagcattggcattggcaatgGCTGTGGTGGACAGCAATGAGAATGTGAGCACTGCGGGCGGACATACGTTCTATTGCCACTCGCATCAGTTGCCCAGCGAGACGTTGGCGGTTGGCTCTGGTTCCGGTTCCGGTTGCGGTGCCGAGCGTGCGGCCACGCCCATTAGTACACCCAAAGTGTTGGACGATGAGGAGATTAAGCAACCCATAGCAAGCGAACTGGAGCTCGAGGAAGAGGAGATGatggaagaggaagaggaggaggaggaagatgTCGATAATCAATTGCCAAATATGCTTGAGGAGATCGATATTACGCCATACCTAATACTCAAGAAGAAGGACGAGGATGGGCCGGAAGTAAAAGGCGGTTACATTGATGCGCTGATCGTGCACGCCAGTCGCGTCCAGAAGGTCGCTGATAATGGTAGGCATCGTCATAATCACAAGCATTCCAATCACAAACATAATCacaatcataatcataatcataatcatagtTCACTCACATTGCCCAGAGTTCATAAGCGTAAGCTAAACCCAAAATcatctgttgttgttcatttcGTTCGTGCAGCATTCAGCGAGGCCTTCATCACCACCTTTCGCACCTTCATTCAGCCGATCGATGTGATCGAGAAGCTGACCCATCGATATACATACTTCTTCTGCCAGGTGCACGATCAGAAGCAGAAGGCTGCCAAGGAGACCTTCTCGCTCCTGGTGCGCGTTGTCAACGATCTGAC CTCAACAGATCTGACAAGTCAACTGCTCAGTTTGTTAGTGGAGTTTGTCTATCAGCTGGTCTGTTCCGGCCAGCTGTATTTGGCCAAATTGTTGCGCAACAAATTTGTGGAGAAGGTGACACTCTACAAGGATCAAAGGAGTTATGCCTTTGTGCTGGATCGCGATCAGATtggcggcggtggcggcggcggcagcgccAATAGCAATCAGCTCAGTTTGTTGGACTTAAAGTCATTGGAGATAGCCGAGCAGATGACGCTGTTGGATGCGGAGCTGTTTCAGAAAATCGAGATACCCgaagtattattatttgccaAAGATCAGTGCGAGGAGAAATCCCCCAATCTCAACAAGTTCACCGAGCACTTTAACAAAATGTCCTACTGGGCACGCTCCAAAATATTGCGGCTACAGGATGCCAAGGAGCGTGAAAAGCAtgtcaacaaatttattaaaatcatgaAACACTTACGCAAAATGAACAATTATAATTCGTATTTGGCGCTGCTTTCAGCGCTGGATTCGGGCCCCATACGCAG ATTGGAATGGCAAAAGGGTATTGCGGAAGAGGTGCGTTCATTTTGTGCGCTTATCGATTCGAGTTCCAGTTTTCGTGCCTATCGTCAGGCGTTGGCCGAAACGAATCCGCCCTGTATACCCTACAT CGGTCTGGTTTTACAGGATTTGACCTTTGTGCATGTGGGCAATCAGGACTATATGTCCAAGGGCGTCATTAACTTCTCCAAACGCTGGCAACAATACAACATTATTGTCAATATGAAACGTTTCAAGAAGTG CGCCTATCCATTTCGACGCAATGAGCGTATTATTGGCTTCTTTGATAACTTCAAGGACTTTATGGGCGAGGAGGAGATGTGGCAGATATCGGAGCGTATAAAGCCACGAGGACGACGCCAGGTCAACAACTATTAG
- the LOC117794108 gene encoding guanine nucleotide-releasing factor 2 isoform X2, producing MMRVLNTELRLRFKNRKPRPFNRAASADDAATATPAADELRLNGTLSMHGSISSPSTPSNCSGGGVVGGCSSSSNNSINSATYTGHSASAASTPPPPQQQQQQYTTTTTTTTPAAHRGGGGSGVPPAPPSAGSSGHKNSLKGTKLARRARSFKDDLIEKISLMRTTNNTLGRSHSPHSPRNKHASKPPPTTEEVQRSTQTLETHVKDISNALKHFRDVILKKKLEVLPGNGTVILETIASMYSVIQSYTLNENSAIMSSATQQVYQSLGKLIKLCDEVMLSEKSGECASLSNENVREVIDLLEDAVRNLVTLAQGKLKEQDQCTFRYSGAGLGGIGAAADIMGAVAVATAAGNAGGMRAPLDAAAAAVAQRTSLPDIALTPKERDILEQSNVNPMRGSHSTESILRDTSPPPKPPLPNRASNPPPLPPKRRSQPQSQLMSATSGASSGNNNSNTTNHSSQANSPLPYAQSHNISINSDLDCSSNFSLINYCVDRLSVRSRSPDENSQCSFDSALNHSREEEEQLPKPPTRQLHHQQHLDDDMDKMISYKTQAEAVAASAVAATQEAATSSANATQPLLATGIGLGLGLGPTSVSGSGSGSEANTELRKAAAALTSNRHSNESGFVSMMSFRTSTQSVSKRSSEHSVQSSTKSSSSNSEIAFGISETTTTSRSNSSSEYQQISQTQSSTQRHITSNSNSSNGSTSSSSTTAIATATATTTATATATTTGISSEQLTSASTSTSMTTALQQTLGSNCSSPELAPALPPKTQQRLTATSHFDALDEPDDSNFELPELRQLSPHHHQLHSSSTQLHQWHAKHHSLIEPPRSAQLPSSCSSAFDRHLDKPPPLPIKKKHILAYMEICSANSHSVEQHRHTMHTYNISRNISHSQTMNIMPVSKDLSPELETPPALPPKNYKQRKPSTTTSTSTSTTVPTAVITTPPASPKPTLGDPLQRDSRMTTVSEELNDVQGATDESGALALAMAVVDSNENVSTAGGHTFYCHSHQLPSETLAVGSGSGSGCGAERAATPISTPKVLDDEEIKQPIASELELEEEEMMEEEEEEEEDVDNQLPNMLEEIDITPYLILKKKDEDGPEVKGGYIDALIVHASRVQKVADNGRHRHNHKHSNHKHNHNHNHNHNHSSLTLPRVHKRKLNPKSSVVVHFVRAAFSEAFITTFRTFIQPIDVIEKLTHRYTYFFCQVHDQKQKAAKETFSLLVRVVNDLTSTDLTSQLLSLLVEFVYQLVCSGQLYLAKLLRNKFVEKVTLYKDQRSYAFVLDRDQIGGGGGGGSANSNQLSLLDLKSLEIAEQMTLLDAELFQKIEIPEVLLFAKDQCEEKSPNLNKFTEHFNKMSYWARSKILRLQDAKEREKHVNKFIKIMKHLRKMNNYNSYLALLSALDSGPIRRLEWQKGIAEEVRSFCALIDSSSSFRAYRQALAETNPPCIPYIGLVLQDLTFVHVGNQDYMSKGVINFSKRWQQYNIIVNMKRFKKCAYPFRRNERIIGFFDNFKDFMGEEEMWQISERIKPRGRRQVNNY from the exons aCGGCAGCATCAGTTCTCCATCCACGCCCAGCAATTGCTCCGGGGGCGGTGTTGTCGGtggttgcagcagcagcagcaacaacagcattaaTAGCGCCACCTACACAGGACACTCGGCCAGTGCAGCATCAACGCCGCCaccgccgcagcagcagcagcagcagtatacaacaacaacaacaacaacaacgccggCGGCGCATAGAGGGGGAGGTGGGTCGGGTGTACCGCCAGCACCACCAAGTGCCGGCTCATCGGGGCATAAGAATAGTCTGAAGGGAACGAAATTGGCGCGTCGGGCGCGTTCGTTTAAGGACGATCTAATTGAGAAGATCTCACTGATGCGCACCACAAACAACACACTGGGTCGCTCCCATTCGCCGCATAGTCCGCGCAATAAGCATGCTTCAAAGCCACCGCCCACCACCGAGGAAGTGCAACGTTCCACACAAACACTGGAGACGCATGTCAAGGATATTTCAAATGCATTGAAACACTTCCGTGATGTTATACTCAAAAAGAAGCTGGAGGTTCTGCCTGGCAATGGTACCGTCATACTGGAGACCATTGCCAGCATGTATTCCG TCATTCAGTCTTATACACTGAACGAAAATAGTGCCATCATGAGCTCGGCCACACAACAGGTGTACCAATCCCTGGGCAAACTCATCAAACTCTGCGACGAGGTCATGCTCAGCGAGAAGAGCGGCGAATGCGCCTCACTCAGCAACGAGAATGTGCGCGAGGTCATCGATCTGCTCGAGGATGCAGTGCGC AATCTTGTCACACTGGCGCAGGGTAAGCTCAAGGAGCAGGATCAGTGCACTTTCCGCTATAGCGGCGCCGGCTTGGGCGGCATTGGAGCCGCCGCTGACATAATGGgcgccgttgctgttgccaccgCCGCGGGCAACGCTGGCGGCATGCGAGCGCCATTGGATGCTgcagcggcggcggtggcGCAACGTACATCGCTGCCCGATATTGCCCTGACGCCCAAGGAGCGTGACATTCTCGAGCAGAGCAATGTGAATCCCATGCGTGGCTCCCACAGCACGGAGAGCATATTGCGTGACACGAGCCCGCCGCCAAAGCCGCCGTTGCCCAATCGGGCAAGCAATCCGCCACCGTTGCCGCCAAAGCGTCGCAGTCAGCCGCAGTCGCAGCTAATGAGTGCCACAAGCGGTGCATCGtccggcaacaacaatagcaacaccACCAACCACTCGTCGCAGGCGAACAGCCCGTTGCCGTATGCTCAGTCGcacaacatcagcatcaactCGGATCTGGATTGCAGTTCGAATTTCTCGCTGATTAACTATTGCGTAGATCG TCTTTCGGTTCGCTCACGTTCGCCGGACGAGAACAGTCAATGCTCATTCGATTCGGCGCTAAATCACTCGCGCGAGGAGGAGGAACAATTACCGAAGCCGCCAACGAGACAATTACACCATCAGCAGCATTTGGACGACGATATGGACAAGATGATCAGCTACA AAACGCAGGCTGAGGCAGTCGCTGCAtctgctgtcgctgccacACAGGAGGCAGCCACGTCCAGCGCAAATGCAACGCAGCCTCTGCTGGCTACGGGCATTGGTCTTGGCCTTGGCCTTGGCCCAACCTCTGTCTCTGGCTCTGGCTCCGGCTCTGAGGCCAATACGGAACTGCGCAAAGCGGCCGCAGCATTAACCAGCAATCGTCATTCAAATGAATCGG GTTTCGTATCGATGATGTCCTTTCGTACCTCGACGCAGAGCGTTTCGAAACGATCCTCGGAGCACAGCGTGCAATCGTCCACAAAATCGTCGAGCAGCAATTCAGAGATTGCCTTCGGCATCAGCgagacgacaacgacgagtcgaagcaacagcagcagcgagtATCAGCAAATAAGCCAAACACAATCCTCCACACAGCGTCAcatcaccagcaacagcaacagcagcaatggcagcaccagcagcagcagcacaacagcaattgccactgcaacagcaacaacaactgcaactgcaactgcaacaacaacgggcATTAGCAGCGAACAATTGACGTcggcatcgacatcgacatcgatgACAACCGCTTTACAACAAACGCTTGGCAGCAATTGCTCATCGCCGGAATTGGCTCCGGCGTTGCCACCAAAGACACAACAACGTTTAACGGCAACGTCGCACTTTGATGCATTGGATGAACCAGATGATAGCAATTT TGAGCTGCCGGAGCTGCGTCAATTGTCGCCGCATCATCACCAGCTTCACTCGTCGTCGACGCAGCTGCATCAGTGGCATGCCAAGCATCACAGTCTCATAGAGCCGCCGCGGAGCGCCCAATTGCCGAGCAGTTGCAGCAGCGCCTTCGATCGGCATTTGGACAAACCGCCGCCGTTGCCCATCAAGAAGAAGCACA TCTTGGCCTACATGGAGATCTGTTCGGCCAACTCGCACTCCGTTGAGCAGCATCGTCATACGATGCACACCTACAACATCAGTCGGAACATATCACACAGTCAAACCATGAA CATCATGCCGGTTAGCAAAGATCTGTCGCCGGAGCTGGAGACGCCACCAGCGCTGCCGCCGAAGAACTACAAGCAGCGCAAACCTTCGACAACGACGTccacgtcgacgtcgacgacggTGCCGACAGCGGTCATCACCACACCGCCGGCGAGTCCGAAACCAACGCTCGGTGATCCATTGCAGAGGGACAGTCGGATGACGACGGTCAGCGAGGAGCTCAACGATGTGCAGGGAGCGACAGATGAGTCTGgagcattggcattggcaatgGCTGTGGTGGACAGCAATGAGAATGTGAGCACTGCGGGCGGACATACGTTCTATTGCCACTCGCATCAGTTGCCCAGCGAGACGTTGGCGGTTGGCTCTGGTTCCGGTTCCGGTTGCGGTGCCGAGCGTGCGGCCACGCCCATTAGTACACCCAAAGTGTTGGACGATGAGGAGATTAAGCAACCCATAGCAAGCGAACTGGAGCTCGAGGAAGAGGAGATGatggaagaggaagaggaggaggaggaagatgTCGATAATCAATTGCCAAATATGCTTGAGGAGATCGATATTACGCCATACCTAATACTCAAGAAGAAGGACGAGGATGGGCCGGAAGTAAAAGGCGGTTACATTGATGCGCTGATCGTGCACGCCAGTCGCGTCCAGAAGGTCGCTGATAATGGTAGGCATCGTCATAATCACAAGCATTCCAATCACAAACATAATCacaatcataatcataatcataatcatagtTCACTCACATTGCCCAGAGTTCATAAGCGTAAGCTAAACCCAAAATcatctgttgttgttcatttcGTTCGTGCAGCATTCAGCGAGGCCTTCATCACCACCTTTCGCACCTTCATTCAGCCGATCGATGTGATCGAGAAGCTGACCCATCGATATACATACTTCTTCTGCCAGGTGCACGATCAGAAGCAGAAGGCTGCCAAGGAGACCTTCTCGCTCCTGGTGCGCGTTGTCAACGATCTGAC CTCAACAGATCTGACAAGTCAACTGCTCAGTTTGTTAGTGGAGTTTGTCTATCAGCTGGTCTGTTCCGGCCAGCTGTATTTGGCCAAATTGTTGCGCAACAAATTTGTGGAGAAGGTGACACTCTACAAGGATCAAAGGAGTTATGCCTTTGTGCTGGATCGCGATCAGATtggcggcggtggcggcggcggcagcgccAATAGCAATCAGCTCAGTTTGTTGGACTTAAAGTCATTGGAGATAGCCGAGCAGATGACGCTGTTGGATGCGGAGCTGTTTCAGAAAATCGAGATACCCgaagtattattatttgccaAAGATCAGTGCGAGGAGAAATCCCCCAATCTCAACAAGTTCACCGAGCACTTTAACAAAATGTCCTACTGGGCACGCTCCAAAATATTGCGGCTACAGGATGCCAAGGAGCGTGAAAAGCAtgtcaacaaatttattaaaatcatgaAACACTTACGCAAAATGAACAATTATAATTCGTATTTGGCGCTGCTTTCAGCGCTGGATTCGGGCCCCATACGCAG ATTGGAATGGCAAAAGGGTATTGCGGAAGAGGTGCGTTCATTTTGTGCGCTTATCGATTCGAGTTCCAGTTTTCGTGCCTATCGTCAGGCGTTGGCCGAAACGAATCCGCCCTGTATACCCTACAT CGGTCTGGTTTTACAGGATTTGACCTTTGTGCATGTGGGCAATCAGGACTATATGTCCAAGGGCGTCATTAACTTCTCCAAACGCTGGCAACAATACAACATTATTGTCAATATGAAACGTTTCAAGAAGTG CGCCTATCCATTTCGACGCAATGAGCGTATTATTGGCTTCTTTGATAACTTCAAGGACTTTATGGGCGAGGAGGAGATGTGGCAGATATCGGAGCGTATAAAGCCACGAGGACGACGCCAGGTCAACAACTATTAG